In one Mustelus asterias unplaced genomic scaffold, sMusAst1.hap1.1 HAP1_SCAFFOLD_1228, whole genome shotgun sequence genomic region, the following are encoded:
- the LOC144488034 gene encoding uncharacterized protein LOC144488034: protein MEGTSTVHSGENPYTCSVCGRGFSQSSDLLKHKCSQSRKKPWKCRDCGKGFKSPSDLESHWLSHTGEKPFTCFKCGKGFTRQSYLLTHQRLHTGERPFTCSVCGKGFIQSSSLLNHQRVHTEERPIKCSDCGKCYKCSGEQVRHQRVHSNERPFTCSLCGKGFTQQYKLLTHQRVHTDERPFTCPDCGKHFKSSQDLMQHQLVHTDERPFRCSHCGSAFKRSSHLTVHQQIHTGERLFTCPECSKGFTQSSVLLTHQCVQTGGRPFICSECGKGFPSSSKLLMHQHVHTGERPFTCSVCGKGFTQSSNLLTHQRVHTGERPFTCAECGKGFAYFSVLMRHQQAHKQRQ from the coding sequence atggaaggaacaagcaccgttcacagtggggaAAATccatacacgtgttctgtgtgtggacgaggcttcagccaatcatctgacctgttgAAACACAAATGCAGTCAATCCAggaagaaaccgtggaaatgcagggattgtgggaagggattcaaatcccCGTCTGACCTGGAAAGTCATTGgctcagtcacactggggagaaaccgttcacgtgcttcaaatgtgggaagggattcactcgtcaATCCTACCTTCTGACacatcagcgacttcacactggggaaaggccgttcacctgttctgtgtgtgggaagggattcattcagtcatcttccctgttgaatcaccagcgagttcacactgaggagagaccaattaaatgctcagactgtgggaagtgttacaaatgttctggggaacaggtgcgccatcaacgtgttcacagcaatgagaggccattcacctgttccttgtgtgggaaaggatttactcagcaatacaaactgctgacacaccagcgagttcacactgatgagagaccttttacatGTCCAGACTGTGGAAAACACTTTAAAAGTTCCCAGGACTTGATGCAgcatcaacttgttcacactgatgagagaccgttcagatgctctcactgtgggtcTGCATTCAAGCGATCGTCtcacctcactgtacaccagcaaattcacactggggagaggctgttcacctgccctgagtgtagcaaagggtttactcagtcatccgtccttctgacacaccagtgtGTTCAAACTGGggggagaccattcatctgctctgagtgtgggaagggtttccctTCCTCATCCAAACTTCTGATGCACCAGCAcgtgcacactggggagagaccgttcacctgctctgtgtgtgggaagggtttcactcagtcatcgaacctgctgacacaccagcgagttcacactggggagaggccgttcacatgtgctgaatgtgggaagggatttgcttatTTTTCTGTACTGATGAGACACCAACAAGCTCACAAACAACGACAATGA